A region from the Desulfitobacterium dehalogenans ATCC 51507 genome encodes:
- a CDS encoding DUF4878 domain-containing protein, with protein MLNKPAKIITWAGLMLFMGFLIAGCGATTPTAAQSDLTPNQAAELVYHDLSFHNIGVEKVNVTQCTFKDARTAVVAVTYLTLDGRNISQNVTLIKLNGQWQIDGHDH; from the coding sequence ATGCTTAACAAGCCGGCAAAAATAATAACTTGGGCAGGACTCATGTTATTTATGGGATTCCTTATCGCGGGGTGTGGTGCGACGACTCCTACCGCTGCTCAAAGTGACCTAACCCCTAACCAAGCAGCGGAGCTAGTTTATCATGATTTATCCTTCCATAATATCGGTGTCGAAAAGGTAAATGTAACTCAATGCACATTTAAGGATGCCCGTACAGCTGTAGTGGCTGTGACCTATTTAACTCTTGACGGAAGAAACATCTCACAGAATGTAACCTTAATCAAGTTGAATGGTCAATGGCAAATAGATGGTCACGATCACTAA
- a CDS encoding YitT family protein, with product MKKWDVIKRIGRFIGIALGAIIAAYSVQGFIVQAGLGGGGIGGIALLLFYTLGLPIGIVNFVLNIPLFILGWKEVNRIFVIKTFFGIIVYSIALDFFKGIQPLELNDVFLGALYGGVLGGVGSGFVFRLGGSLGGTDIIAKVIQRRFGWAMGTTMLVINALIIIASWAVLGPKMALYTLVSMFTFSKLVDVISSGLPAKSVTIISIQSEQLIQRILQELGRGVTFLHGQGGYSAAEKNVILCVVSISELGHLKRIVREEDPHSFIIVQTASEVVGQGFALE from the coding sequence TTGAAAAAGTGGGATGTGATAAAGAGGATCGGAAGGTTTATTGGCATCGCTTTAGGAGCGATCATCGCCGCTTATAGCGTCCAGGGCTTCATCGTACAGGCGGGCCTTGGGGGAGGCGGCATCGGCGGGATTGCTTTACTTTTATTCTATACTTTAGGATTACCGATCGGCATTGTAAACTTCGTTCTCAATATTCCTCTGTTTATCCTAGGTTGGAAAGAAGTTAATCGAATATTTGTTATCAAAACTTTTTTCGGAATTATTGTTTATTCCATCGCTTTAGATTTTTTCAAAGGGATTCAACCCCTAGAATTAAATGATGTATTTCTTGGTGCACTTTATGGCGGTGTACTCGGAGGAGTTGGCTCAGGCTTTGTATTCCGCTTAGGTGGAAGTCTGGGGGGAACAGATATCATCGCTAAAGTTATCCAGCGCCGTTTTGGCTGGGCTATGGGGACCACGATGCTGGTGATCAATGCTCTGATTATTATTGCATCTTGGGCGGTCTTAGGTCCTAAAATGGCTCTTTATACTTTAGTATCCATGTTTACTTTCAGCAAGCTAGTGGATGTAATATCCAGTGGTCTCCCTGCAAAATCAGTAACCATCATATCGATTCAATCGGAGCAATTGATTCAGCGCATTCTCCAAGAATTGGGACGAGGAGTGACATTTCTTCACGGACAGGGAGGATATTCTGCAGCAGAAAAAAATGTCATACTATGCGTGGTGAGCATATCTGAGTTGGGACATTTAAAGCGAATCGTTCGGGAAGAAGATCCTCATTCTTTTATTATCGTGCAGACCGCTTCTGAGGTTGTCGGGCAAGGATTCGCTCTTGAATAG
- a CDS encoding DUF4349 domain-containing protein, translating into MMKKDAYTLWEQEGDLEAMRLFFHELRSDSEKKERIKQLALEKIREEELSASLGQSPRNILIPDLPPKESLREKVQRRLKSFWWRWQWKLALPVAAIVMFAFIGIGMESLKDSSQGFRTGFMAKFTAQDSAANTSVGMNNSPKEAALKSEMENGNNYGAGAAPRMGIMADDVRSSAEEIAPIMPVPEPQTPPADDSLAKKITYSMNASLQVEDVSQALALVTQEITGLGGYVVHSSENNHQSSSSAYATFKIPSQQLEGFKGRLEEFGKVLNSSTDSDDVTNEYYDTQSRLKNLLAQETRYLEIFKEAKTVDEILQIESYLSSTRMQIEQLQGQVKLWDHQVAYSTVSINFQNTPNPVSVDDPWRPVAWANTWQAAKDAVLKTISSTWNGINYLVVGIAYALPYLLGGAGLFGAYKAVKKVRRQK; encoded by the coding sequence ATGATGAAAAAGGATGCATATACCCTATGGGAGCAGGAGGGCGATTTAGAGGCTATGAGGCTTTTCTTTCATGAACTTCGCTCTGATTCTGAGAAAAAAGAACGGATTAAACAGCTTGCTCTAGAGAAGATTCGTGAGGAAGAGCTTAGTGCTTCTCTCGGTCAATCACCGAGGAATATTCTTATTCCAGATCTCCCGCCAAAGGAGTCTCTTCGGGAAAAAGTTCAGAGAAGGCTAAAATCTTTTTGGTGGAGATGGCAATGGAAACTGGCCCTCCCGGTAGCAGCTATTGTTATGTTCGCTTTTATTGGTATTGGTATGGAAAGCCTTAAGGACTCCTCCCAAGGATTTAGGACAGGTTTCATGGCGAAATTCACCGCACAGGATTCAGCGGCCAATACCAGTGTTGGGATGAACAATTCCCCAAAAGAAGCGGCTCTAAAATCCGAAATGGAGAATGGGAACAACTATGGTGCAGGTGCCGCGCCTAGGATGGGTATCATGGCGGATGATGTAAGGAGTTCAGCTGAAGAAATAGCTCCTATTATGCCTGTTCCGGAACCCCAGACTCCTCCAGCCGATGATAGCTTGGCCAAGAAAATCACCTATAGTATGAATGCAAGCCTCCAGGTTGAGGATGTCTCGCAAGCTCTTGCGCTGGTTACTCAGGAGATAACTGGCCTCGGGGGATATGTGGTTCATTCTTCAGAAAACAACCATCAAAGCAGCAGTTCTGCTTATGCCACCTTTAAGATTCCTTCCCAGCAATTGGAGGGTTTCAAGGGTCGTCTGGAGGAGTTTGGCAAGGTTTTAAATAGCTCTACCGATTCCGATGACGTTACCAATGAATATTATGATACTCAGTCAAGATTGAAGAATTTACTGGCTCAGGAAACACGCTATCTGGAGATTTTTAAAGAGGCCAAAACAGTGGATGAGATTCTGCAGATCGAAAGTTATTTGAGCAGTACACGCATGCAGATCGAACAGCTGCAGGGGCAAGTCAAACTTTGGGATCATCAGGTTGCCTATTCCACGGTAAGCATTAACTTTCAGAACACTCCCAATCCTGTCAGCGTGGATGATCCTTGGCGACCTGTTGCTTGGGCTAATACTTGGCAGGCTGCCAAAGATGCTGTTCTAAAAACCATCAGCTCTACCTGGAACGGTATCAACTACCTTGTTGTAGGAATTGCTTATGCCTTGCCTTACCTTCTTGGAGGTGCCGGTCTCTTTGGAGCCTATAAGGCGGTTAAGAAAGTCAGACGTCAAAAATAG
- a CDS encoding RNA polymerase sigma factor — MQTDSFDEIYEELFPILYRFVRLRVPQSDVEDVTAEVITKVWRALPSFEGKSSLKSWSLRIAYHHIADFYRTRKGKGIQIVSLSEEIKSTQATEDHSDHLLTVLSVSETLSKLSEQQVAVIQLRLIEGFSAIEVAQILGITQQAVDSLLYRAKKSFRKYYELENAGGIR, encoded by the coding sequence GTGCAAACGGACTCCTTTGATGAGATTTATGAAGAACTTTTTCCTATTCTTTACCGTTTTGTACGTTTGCGGGTACCGCAAAGTGATGTTGAGGATGTAACCGCTGAAGTGATTACTAAAGTTTGGCGAGCATTACCAAGTTTCGAGGGTAAGAGTTCGTTGAAATCTTGGTCACTTCGTATAGCTTATCATCATATTGCTGATTTCTACCGAACCCGTAAGGGAAAAGGGATACAAATAGTATCTTTAAGTGAGGAAATAAAATCGACCCAGGCAACAGAAGATCATAGTGACCATTTATTAACCGTGTTAAGCGTAAGCGAAACGCTGTCCAAGCTTTCTGAACAACAAGTTGCAGTAATACAACTTAGACTTATAGAAGGATTCAGCGCAATCGAAGTAGCTCAGATTCTTGGGATAACTCAACAGGCTGTGGATAGTCTCCTGTATCGTGCAAAGAAAAGCTTCCGAAAGTATTACGAGTTGGAGAATGCAGGGGGAATTCGATGA
- the cls gene encoding cardiolipin synthase — protein MKLLIGLGFLALLLALLIVYLEKNNPEKTASWLSFLAINPLLGLLIYMVFGCTPIKRKLFRQKHIPGERLPRLSHQQKQAFLKEEIYIQESIGSKSLSRLLLSKAFAPLSRNNSVSLLHNGQEKFKALLQDLERARDHIHMEYYIFHDDVIGRTIQQILIRKACEGIKVRLVFDGLGSRSLSKDFSKKLKSAGVEIQWFLPLSFPKALFTLNYRNHRKLVVIDGRIGYLGGINIGDEYLSRSSNYGFWRDTHLRIEGTSVHTIQETFFNDWYYLTKEIHREYRYFPKCKTDGEKLVQIIGGGPDSKYEAIKELFFTMLCTAQKEIVVTTPYFIPDESMIMALKTAASRGVSVKIIVQGKPDHRLTFLASSSYFNDLIPSGVEVYQYQKGILHSKVLTIDKEISVVGSANFDIRSFQIDFELSAVIFSSDFAEELVRDQEQDLTDSIQMTQEDLQSRTPLFSFQIALARLLSPLL, from the coding sequence ATGAAACTCCTTATAGGTTTAGGATTCTTAGCTCTTTTACTGGCGCTACTTATTGTATACTTAGAAAAAAACAATCCAGAAAAGACCGCCTCTTGGCTGTCCTTTCTTGCCATCAATCCTCTGCTCGGATTGCTAATCTACATGGTTTTCGGCTGTACTCCAATTAAAAGAAAGTTATTTCGGCAGAAACATATACCGGGAGAACGATTGCCTCGTTTGTCTCATCAGCAAAAGCAGGCATTCTTGAAAGAAGAGATCTATATCCAAGAGTCGATAGGCTCAAAAAGCCTGTCAAGACTCTTGTTAAGTAAGGCTTTTGCGCCTTTATCTCGAAATAATTCCGTTTCCCTTCTCCATAATGGACAAGAAAAGTTCAAGGCATTACTCCAGGATTTAGAAAGGGCCCGAGATCATATTCATATGGAGTACTATATTTTTCATGACGATGTTATTGGTAGGACTATTCAACAGATCCTGATACGTAAAGCCTGTGAGGGAATAAAGGTGCGTTTAGTTTTCGATGGGCTGGGCAGCCGTAGTCTCTCGAAGGATTTTTCTAAGAAGCTGAAATCTGCAGGAGTAGAAATACAGTGGTTTTTACCCCTAAGCTTTCCGAAAGCACTCTTTACTTTGAACTATCGTAATCATAGGAAACTGGTGGTCATTGATGGCAGGATTGGTTATCTTGGAGGCATCAATATTGGAGATGAATACTTATCCCGTAGTTCCAACTATGGATTTTGGCGGGATACCCATCTACGTATTGAAGGAACCAGTGTACACACCATCCAGGAGACCTTTTTCAATGACTGGTATTATCTTACGAAGGAAATTCATAGGGAATATCGTTATTTTCCTAAGTGCAAGACGGACGGGGAAAAGCTTGTACAAATTATTGGAGGAGGACCGGATTCGAAGTATGAAGCCATAAAAGAACTGTTTTTTACTATGTTATGTACTGCTCAAAAGGAAATAGTGGTGACTACTCCTTATTTTATACCGGATGAAAGCATGATTATGGCCTTAAAAACCGCTGCCTCCAGGGGAGTATCGGTTAAAATCATAGTCCAGGGAAAACCTGACCATAGGCTTACTTTCCTTGCATCTTCCTCATATTTCAACGACTTAATTCCATCGGGTGTCGAAGTCTATCAATACCAAAAGGGGATTCTGCATAGCAAGGTATTAACCATTGATAAAGAAATAAGTGTTGTAGGATCTGCCAATTTTGACATACGAAGCTTTCAAATTGATTTTGAATTGAGTGCAGTGATCTTTAGTTCTGATTTTGCAGAGGAATTGGTTCGCGATCAAGAACAGGATTTAACGGATAGTATTCAGATGACACAAGAGGATCTCCAAAGCAGAACACCTCTCTTTTCTTTTCAAATCGCTTTAGCTCGCCTTCTTTCCCCTTTACTGTAG
- a CDS encoding chromate transporter: MLKKLWEVFIGCARATNLGFGGGPAMIPLIQREAVTRYKWLTDEEFADALAIGNSLPGPIATKLASYMGYRVAGWPGAFAGLLGTLLSTFAVVILGDLLIRYSHTPALSAALIAVRPVVVVLIAQSAYDLGKNAFPKKYRSTWAIAVIALAIIFMTNIHPGILVISAMVFGYFAYGRKKD, from the coding sequence ATGTTAAAGAAGTTATGGGAAGTGTTTATTGGCTGTGCTCGTGCAACCAATTTGGGTTTTGGCGGAGGTCCTGCCATGATTCCCTTAATTCAACGGGAGGCAGTTACTCGATATAAATGGCTAACGGATGAGGAATTTGCGGATGCTTTAGCTATTGGGAACTCATTACCGGGTCCCATTGCCACTAAGTTGGCAAGCTACATGGGGTATAGGGTGGCAGGTTGGCCTGGTGCTTTTGCAGGTCTCTTGGGTACTCTCCTTTCAACGTTTGCTGTGGTGATTTTAGGGGATCTGCTAATACGGTACTCTCATACACCGGCACTGAGTGCTGCTCTCATCGCCGTAAGACCTGTAGTGGTGGTTCTAATTGCTCAGTCTGCTTATGATTTGGGTAAAAATGCCTTCCCTAAAAAATATCGAAGTACCTGGGCCATTGCTGTAATAGCCCTCGCCATAATATTCATGACGAACATTCATCCTGGTATCCTAGTGATAAGTGCTATGGTCTTTGGGTATTTTGCCTACGGAAGAAAGAAGGATTGA